In the Helianthus annuus cultivar XRQ/B chromosome 11, HanXRQr2.0-SUNRISE, whole genome shotgun sequence genome, one interval contains:
- the LOC110921366 gene encoding uncharacterized protein LOC110921366 — MKYVEGVDRDKLLTLDKFSSVGVFVLDGMALAEACWVKYEGFLEEKYGKEHNKHPKFDKDLWSRAEGKKKGKVYGLGNDSDPCVHRREDPKIEKLNLVIMELVKEKDEEKERFNGIIAGLLADKEKDKVDKDALLDRMSQIEAMLTATVRK; from the exons ATGAAGTATGTAGAGGGTGTTGACCGTGATAAGCTGTTGACTTTGGACAAGTTCTCTTCTGTTGGCGTGTTTGTCCTTGATGGTATGGCTTTAGCTGAGGCCTGTTGG GTTAAATATGAAGGTTTTCTTGAGGAGAAGTATGGGAAAGAACATAATAAACATCCAAAATTTGACAAAGACTTGTGGTCACGAGCCGAGGGCAAGAAGAAAGGAAAAGTGTACGGGTTAGGCAATGATAGTGACCCGTGTGTACATAGGAGAGAAGACCCTAAG ATTGAAAAGTTGAACTTAGTTATCATGGAGCTCGTTaaggaaaaagatgaagaaaaagaaaggttCAATGGAATTATTGCGGGGTTGTTGGCTGACAAAGAAAAAGATAAGGTGGATAAAGATGCGTTGCTTGATAGGATGTCACAAATTGAAGCTATGTTAACAGCTACAGTTCGAAAATAG